One Dromiciops gliroides isolate mDroGli1 chromosome 3, mDroGli1.pri, whole genome shotgun sequence DNA segment encodes these proteins:
- the CABP5 gene encoding calcium-binding protein 5, whose translation MQFPMGPACIFLRKGIAEKQRDRPLGPDEIEELREAFQEFDKDRDGFISCKDLGNLMRTMGYMPTEMELAELGQQIRMNLGGRVDFEDFVELMTPKLLAETAGMIGVHEMRDAFKEFDANGDGSITLVELRQAMQRLLGEQLSAREISEVVQEADVNGDGTVDFEEFVKMMSR comes from the exons ATGCAGTTCCCCATGGGACCAGCTTGCATCTTCCTGAGGAAAGGGATTGCGGAGAAGCAGAGG GATCGTCCACTAGGACCAGATGAGATTGAAG AGCTTCGGGAAGCCTTCCAAGAGTTTGACAAGGATCGAGATGGCTTCATCTCCTGCAAGGACCTAGGGAACCTGATGAGGACCATGGGCTACATGCCAACTGAGATGGAGCTGGCAGAGCTGGGACAGCAGATCCGGATGAACC TTGGTGGCAGGGTGGACTTTGAGGACTTTGTCGAGCTAATGACACCCAAGCTGCTGGCAGAGACAGCTGGGATGATCGGAGTGCATGAGATGCGTGATGCCTTcaaggag TTTGATGCCAATGGGGATGGTTCAATCACCCTGGTAGAACTTCGCCAGGCCATGCAAAGGCTGCTGGGGGAGCAGCTCAGTGCCCGAGAGATTTCTGAGGTTGTGCAGGAGGCTGATGTCAAtggagatggcacagtggattttGAAG AGTTTGTGAAGATGATGTCCCGCTGA